Proteins encoded in a region of the Vicia villosa cultivar HV-30 ecotype Madison, WI linkage group LG5, Vvil1.0, whole genome shotgun sequence genome:
- the LOC131606748 gene encoding uncharacterized protein LOC131606748, whose translation MGFVLKLVDAILFLFFLLIAIAAPLIDAQTCLPLSYFPDFLVNVKTWYTNEYGDYLVADKPHFFVGLVWLELLFQWPLSIINIYGILSSKPWFNTTCLIYGVSLSTSMVAVLSEMMGSKKASEKLLSMYFPFMCLGILATLRGLLTSSSKSSSAFGKRPAMARKKRA comes from the exons ATGGGTTTTGTGTTAAAGCTCGTAGATGCGATCTTGTTCCTATTCTTCCTCTTGATAGCAATCGCTGCACCATTGATAGATGCACAAACGTGTCTTCCTCTCTCTTACTTCCCTGATTTTCTCGTCAATGTTAAAACATGGTATACCAATGAGTATGGTGATTATCTTGTTGCTGACAAACCCCATTTCTTCGTTGGCCTTGTTTGGCTTGAGCTTCTCTTTCAATGGCCCCTTTCTATTATCAATATCTATGGTATTTTGTCTTCCAAGCCTTGGTTTAATACCACTTGCTTGATCTATGGGGTTTCTCTCTCCACTTCCATG GTTGCTGTGTTATCAGAAATGATGGGATCGAAGAAAGCATCTGAGAAACTATTGTCAATGTATTTCCCTTTCATGTGTTTGGGTATTTTAGCTACTCTGAGAGGCTTGCTGACAAGTTCCTCCAAATCATCATCAGCTTTCGGTAAAAGACCTGCAATGGCGAGGAAAAAACGTGCTTGA